Proteins encoded in a region of the Mesoflavibacter profundi genome:
- a CDS encoding DUF805 domain-containing protein, with translation MFKNPFSFHGRIRRTEFIISVLICKIFGLTFNIIENIYFYKIPQILGLIIVIPLFWFLFAQGAKRCHDRGNNGWYQFIPFYIFVMLLGNSEYGVNQFGPNPKN, from the coding sequence ATGTTCAAAAATCCATTTTCTTTTCATGGTAGAATTAGAAGAACTGAATTTATAATAAGTGTTTTAATTTGTAAAATTTTTGGATTAACATTCAACATAATCGAAAACATTTATTTTTATAAAATTCCGCAGATTCTTGGGTTGATTATAGTAATTCCTTTATTCTGGTTTCTGTTTGCTCAAGGTGCTAAAAGATGTCATGATAGAGGTAATAATGGTTGGTATCAATTTATACCATTTTACATTTTTGTAATGTTGTTAGGAAATAGTGAATATGGAGTAAATCAATTTGGACCAAATCCAAAAAATTAG
- a CDS encoding DUF58 domain-containing protein — protein sequence MKLLKPFYIQNRFFYACIAIMILYVVSFLFPRLLNIVSLLLLCLVALTVLDTILLFFAKKGINANRNLPEKFSNGDQNNIDLIIENFYTFPVNINIIDEIPEQFQVRNFNITRTLKPTSTTKLQYQLRPVERGEYHFGKLNIYATSFFGLIARRFAFSDQQMVPNYPSFIQLKKYNLIAFSNNLLQYGIKKVRRLGHTMEFEQIKDYVLGDDLRTINWKATAKRSSLMVNQFQDEKSQPVYSVIDKGRVMKMPFNQLTLLDYAINASLVISNVALKKHDKAGIFTFSKKVENRVVAQKRTSQMNLILEALYNVNTDFFESDYSRLYADIKRNITHRSLILLYTNFETLDSLNRQLPYLKGIAKSHLLVVIFFKNTELNQFIKTPAQTIQDTYDKVIAEKFAFEKRLIVNELKKYGIASILTTPDNLTLDTINKYLEIKARGLL from the coding sequence ATGAAACTCTTAAAACCATTTTACATACAAAACCGTTTTTTCTATGCATGCATTGCCATAATGATATTGTATGTGGTTAGCTTTTTGTTTCCTAGATTACTAAATATAGTTTCATTATTATTACTTTGCTTAGTAGCACTAACTGTTTTAGATACCATACTATTATTCTTTGCAAAAAAAGGTATAAATGCTAACCGTAATTTACCAGAAAAATTTTCTAATGGCGATCAAAACAATATAGATTTAATTATAGAAAATTTTTACACATTTCCTGTAAACATCAATATTATAGACGAAATTCCAGAACAATTTCAAGTTAGAAATTTTAATATAACTAGAACATTAAAACCTACATCAACCACAAAACTACAATATCAATTAAGACCTGTAGAACGTGGCGAATATCATTTTGGTAAATTAAATATTTATGCAACTTCATTCTTTGGTTTAATTGCAAGAAGATTTGCTTTTTCAGACCAACAAATGGTACCAAACTATCCTAGTTTTATTCAGTTAAAAAAATATAACCTAATCGCATTTAGCAACAACCTACTTCAATACGGAATAAAAAAAGTACGCAGGTTAGGTCATACTATGGAGTTTGAACAAATTAAAGATTACGTTTTAGGTGACGATTTGCGTACCATAAACTGGAAAGCTACTGCAAAACGAAGTAGTTTAATGGTTAATCAATTTCAAGACGAAAAATCTCAACCAGTCTATTCGGTAATAGATAAAGGACGCGTAATGAAAATGCCTTTTAACCAACTTACCTTATTAGACTATGCAATAAATGCGTCTTTAGTAATATCTAACGTGGCTTTAAAAAAACACGATAAAGCAGGTATTTTTACATTTTCTAAAAAAGTTGAAAACCGAGTTGTAGCACAAAAAAGAACATCTCAAATGAATTTAATTCTGGAAGCGCTTTACAACGTAAATACCGATTTTTTTGAAAGTGATTACAGTAGATTATATGCAGATATAAAACGAAATATAACTCATAGAAGTTTAATTTTACTTTATACAAACTTCGAAACATTAGATAGTTTAAATAGGCAATTACCTTATTTAAAAGGTATAGCAAAATCACACTTATTAGTAGTTATATTTTTTAAAAACACAGAGCTAAATCAGTTTATAAAAACGCCTGCTCAAACAATTCAAGATACTTACGATAAAGTAATTGCAGAGAAATTTGCATTTGAAAAACGACTTATCGTAAACGAACTAAAAAAGTACGGCATCGCTTCCATATTAACAACTCCAGACAACCTTACGCTAGATACAATTAATAAATATTTAGAGATTAAAGCACGAGGTTTATTATAA
- a CDS encoding OmpA family protein → MKRLVLLLIVILPLFLTNTTIAQDKYSPWTASLSTNAVNNPVRMLPGEKGKFKTWNMDPAGFKFGIARHIYNKWSVETLVSLNSINQHHINQDQKFPYISIDGMFKYNLTNSFVLNPYVTFGGGYTWLDQIGAGTANIGVGVNIWATYNFGFTAQSIYKHAFEDYGLSHYQHSAGIIFKFGGTDSDNDGIVNQEDLCPNVFGLAKFKGCPDTDNDGIPDKEDNCPDTPGEFNGCPDQDKDGIPDIYDKCPLVKGEKESKGCPLPDLDKDGVPDKYDKCPQVKGADNGCPKSKQNTAYTADDLKSLKPVLIYFELSKAEINKDGKISLDNMANFIKKASFKKYLVSGHTDNTSSDQTNLKLSQERANTVKAYLVSKGVNPDVLVAKGFGEAYPVDTTNTEEGRQKNRRVEVIPVK, encoded by the coding sequence ATGAAACGTTTAGTATTACTACTAATTGTAATTCTCCCTTTATTTTTAACTAATACAACTATAGCTCAGGATAAATACTCTCCTTGGACTGCTAGTTTAAGTACAAATGCGGTAAATAATCCTGTAAGAATGCTTCCTGGCGAAAAAGGTAAATTTAAAACTTGGAATATGGATCCTGCTGGTTTTAAATTTGGTATTGCAAGACATATTTATAACAAATGGTCTGTAGAGACTTTAGTGTCTCTTAATAGTATAAATCAGCATCATATAAATCAAGATCAAAAATTTCCGTACATATCTATAGATGGAATGTTTAAATATAATTTAACCAATAGTTTTGTATTAAATCCTTATGTTACATTTGGTGGCGGATATACTTGGTTAGACCAAATTGGTGCTGGAACAGCAAATATTGGTGTTGGTGTAAATATTTGGGCAACATATAATTTTGGATTTACAGCACAAAGTATTTACAAACATGCGTTTGAAGATTATGGGCTTAGCCACTACCAACATTCAGCTGGTATTATTTTTAAATTTGGTGGTACAGATAGTGATAACGATGGTATTGTAAACCAAGAAGATTTATGTCCTAATGTGTTTGGTTTAGCAAAATTTAAAGGTTGTCCAGATACAGATAATGATGGCATTCCAGATAAAGAAGATAATTGTCCAGATACACCTGGAGAATTTAATGGTTGTCCAGATCAAGATAAAGATGGTATTCCAGATATTTATGACAAATGTCCTTTAGTAAAAGGCGAAAAAGAATCTAAAGGTTGTCCTTTACCAGATTTGGATAAAGATGGTGTTCCAGATAAATATGATAAATGTCCGCAAGTAAAAGGTGCAGATAACGGTTGTCCAAAAAGCAAACAAAATACAGCTTACACTGCAGATGATTTAAAATCCTTAAAACCTGTTTTAATCTATTTTGAATTAAGTAAAGCTGAAATTAATAAAGACGGAAAGATTAGTTTAGATAACATGGCTAATTTTATTAAAAAAGCATCATTTAAAAAGTATTTAGTTTCTGGTCACACAGACAATACATCTTCAGATCAAACAAACTTAAAATTATCACAAGAAAGAGCAAATACTGTAAAAGCCTATTTGGTAAGTAAAGGTGTAAATCCAGATGTATTAGTCGCTAAAGGTTTTGGAGAAGCTTATCCAGTAGATACTA